The following are from one region of the Penaeus chinensis breed Huanghai No. 1 chromosome 5, ASM1920278v2, whole genome shotgun sequence genome:
- the LOC125025548 gene encoding cuticle protein AM1199-like has product MPCSIYITYNPWLVLSLLVAVAERPSLSYDAPAPHPSLPVQQIPIIRDERVHPAADGTYSFDVETGDGIVRHESGGPGDVQQGSVSFTFPDGQVFNLQFVADVNGYQPQSPFLPVAPAFPHPIPAHALEQIERGRLELEARAREEQRQSSSQGQANPSRLYGQPQ; this is encoded by the exons ATGCC ATGTTCAATTTATATCACTTATAATCCCTGG CTGGTTCTGTCCTTACTGGTGGCTGTGGCTGAGAGACCGTCCCTCTCCTACGACGCCCCTGCGCCCCACCCATCCTTGCCTGTTCAGCAGATCCCCATCATCCGCGACGAGCGAGTCCATCCTGCCGCCGACGGAACTTACAGCTTTGACGTTGAGACTGGAGATGGCATCGTCAGGCACGAGTCTGGCGGTCCAGGTGACGTTCAACAGGGAAGCGTTAG CTTCACCTTCCCAGATGGTCAGGTCTTCAATCTCCAATTCGTCGCTGATGTTAACGGTTACCAACCTCAGTCGCCCTTCCTGCCCGTCGCCCCTGCattcccccacccaatccccgcccacgccctcgaaCAGATCGAACGTGGTCGACTTGAACTCGAGGCTCGCGCCCGCGAAGAACAACGTCAGTCATCAAGCCAGGGACAAGCCAATCCTTCTCGCCTCTACGGTCAACCTCAATAA
- the LOC125025547 gene encoding cuticle protein AM1199-like, protein MKTLLLSLLVVVAVAERPPLSYDAPAPHTSSPVQQIPIIRDERVHPAADGTYSFDLETGDGIVRHESGGPGGAQQGTVSFTFPDGQVFNLQFVADVNGYQPQSPFLPVAPAFPHPIPAHALEQIERGRLELEARAREEQRQSSSQGLANPSRLYGQPQ, encoded by the exons atgaaGACA CTGCTTCTGTCCCTGCTGGTGGTTGTGGCTGTGGCTGAGAGACCGCCTCTCTCCTACGACGCCCCTGCACCCCACACATCCTCGCCCGTTCAGCAGATCCCCATCATCCGCGACGAGCGAGTCCATCCTGCCGCTGACGGAACTTACAGCTTTGACCTTGAGACTGGAGATGGCATCGTCAGGCACGAGTCTGGCGGTCCAGGTGGCGCTCAACAGGGAACCGTTAG CTTCACCTTCCCAGATGGTCAGGTCTTCAATCTCCAATTCGTCGCTGATGTTAACGGTTACCAACCTCAGTCGCCCTTCCTGCCCGTCGCCCCTGCattcccccacccaatccccgcccacgccctcgaaCAGATCGAACGTGGTCGACTTGAACTCGAGGCTCGCGCCCGCGAAGAACAACGTCAGTCATCAAGCCAGGGACTGGCCAATCCTTCTCGCCTCTACGGTCAACCTCAGTAA